A stretch of DNA from Synechococcus sp. MU1617:
ACCTGAGGGCCATCGGCCGTGATCATCAGGCCGGCATAGATCACGCCGCGGTAATCAATGCCGCGTTGGCGCAGGGCCTTGAGGGTGGGCTCGAGCACGATGCGGCGCACCTCCTCCAGACCCTCGGCATCCAGAAGTGGGGCGGGGGCATAGGCGCCCATGCCGCCGGTGTTGGGACCGCGATCGCCGTCCTTAAGTCGTTTGTGGTCCTGCGCCGGTGGTAACAGCACCATCCGCTCCCCATCGCAGAGAGCGAACACCGACACTTCAGGCCCCTCCATCCGCTCCTCCAGCACCAGCTGGGAGCCCGCAGCACCGAAACGCCCTTCAAAGGCTTCGCGGATGGCGGTTTCCGATTCCTCCACGGTGTCCGCCACCGTGACGCCCTTGCCGGCGGCCAAGCCATCGGCTTTGACCACTAGAGGACGTTGGACTTCCCGCAACACCGCCAGAGCTTCGGCTTCATTGGTTACCGCCCAGTGGCCAGCCGTGGGGACCCCCGCCTCTTGCATCAGCTGCTTGGCCCAGGCTTTGCTCGCCTCCAACTGGGCACCCTCTGCTCCAGGGCCGAACACGGCAAAGCCCGCATCACGCAGGGCATCGGCGATGCCAGCGGCCAGAGGAGCTTCCGGACCCACAACCACCAGGTCGACGGCGTTCTGCTGGCAAAGCGCAATCAACCCAGCGCTATCGGTTTCGCCCACCGCCAGGGTGCTGCCTTCAGCGCCACCGTTGCCAGGGGTGATCCAAACCGTGTCCAGGCCCGGACAACGGCCCAGGGCCCAGGCCAGGGCCTGTTCCCTGCCGCCGCCACCGACGACGAGGGCACGTTGGAGGGCGGGCAGCGTGTTGGGACGGGTGGACGACATGGCCATGGTTGTGGGAGGAACGGTTTGGGCCTCGTAGGTTTTCCTTTGTAGACCGCAGCCCGCCATGGGGACCCCTCTTTTCCCCTTCGCCCTCACCCTTCTGGCTGCTGTCACGGCAGCCCCTGATCCCCAGGTGATGCGCGAGGAACCCTTTCAGAGCGCGCTGGCCTCCATGGATGTGGCCGCGGCGGAGCAGGCCTGTCTCGACCCCCGCATCGCCAACTCCGATGGCCGTCGCCAGGCCTTGCGCGATCGGCTTCTAGCGCTGCATCCGGTCATCGATTCGTTGGAGCTGGTGCTGGCGAACGCCGAAGCTCTGATGAGCTGCGGAGCCCCCGAAGCCGCGGCGGTGGTGCTGAACCGGTATGTCCCGCTGGTTGGCGATGAACGGAGGCAGTGGTTGGTGTTGCGCTGGCGGGCTGCCGCCGCCGCCCTGGATCACCGCCAGGCGGTTTTGGCGCTGCGCCGTTTGGTGGATGGCAACTTGATCGCCCTTGACGCGCCTTTATTTCCTGATCAGCCGTTGCCGGATCAGGGAAATGGGCTGGATCAGTTGGCTTTCCATGAAGCGGCCTTAGGCCGCAACGCTGTGGCTGTGGAGGTGCAGCTGCTGGGGGACCTGAAAGGTCTGCAGGGGGCGAAACGACTGGCGCGGGCGGCGCAATGGCTGGATGCGGATCAGTTCGAGCAGGCGGATCAACTGCTGGAAACCGCTTTGGATCAAGCGGCGGCAGCGGAGGCCTGGGGACTGGCCATGGACCTGCTCCATCAACAGCTCCAGCTGCAGTTAGCGGCTGGTGGCGATGGCGAGCGCCCGCGTCAGCGGATGCAGCGGCTCGCCAGTGTTCTGAATGACCGCTATGCGCTTCAGCAACTGAATCCTGAGGCCGAGCCCGATCCCCTGCTGCGTTCTCCCCGGCATCCTGGAGGCCATGCTGATGTAAGACCGTCAGCCGTTGCACCGTCGCCATGACGCCCGATCACGGAGAGTTGCTCTACGAAGGCAAGGCCAAGCGGGTGTTCGCCAGCACGGATCCCGACCGGGTGTTGGTGGAGTTCAAGAACGACGCCACCGCTTTCAATGCCCAGAAGAAAGCCCAGCTGGACGATAAAGGTCGGCTGAATTGCCAGATCTCAGCGCGGTTGTTCGAGCTGCTTGAGCGTGAGGGGGTGCCGACCCATTACTGCGGTCTGGCCGGGGAGACTTGGATGCTGGTACGTCGGGTGGAGATCATTCCCCTGGAGGTGGTTCTCAGGAACACCGCCACCGGATCGCTGTGCCGGCAGACGCCGATCGCGGAGGGCACAGCCATCGAACCCGCCCTGTTGGATCTCTACTACAAGGACGATTCACTTGGCGATCCGCTGCTGACTGAGGCGCGCGTGCAGCTGCTGGGGGTGGCGGACCCTGCTCGACTGTCAGCGATTGAACAACTGGCCCGCCGGGTGAATGCGGTGCTGCTGCCGTTCTTTGAGGGACTTGATCTGCAACTGGTGGATTTCAAGCTGGAGTTGGGGCTTGCATCGGATGGAACACTCCTGCTCGCCGATGAGATCAGCCCTGACACCTGCAGGCTCTGGGATCGCCGCAGTAGCAACGTTGAGGACCGGATTTTGGATAAGGACCGCTTCCGTAAGGATCTCGGTGGGGTGATGGAGGCCTACGGGGAGGTCCTTAAACGGGTCCAAGGCAGCTGCCCCAATCCCAGCAACTGCCTGTAAGGTCAGCGCACGTTTTTGTGGCTTCGGCCCAGCCTGCGTCTAGATGACCCGCCGTTCGTCCCGCCGCTCCTCGGTTGCTGTTCGTCACACGGTTCTGGGTCTGATGCTCGGGATCCCCCTGGTGGCTCCGCCCGTGATGGCTCAGGAGGCCGCGCCTGCGAACCAATCCGTAGAGGCGGAAGAGGTCGTGGTGGAAGACACCGTGGTGGAACAGCCTCGGGTGCTGATCTCCGAGGTGTTGATTGAGGGCATCGATGGGCACCCGGAAGAAGAACGTCTTCAGATCTCCACTTACGACGCCATGCAGGTGCGTCCGGGGATGCGTGTCACCCGCGAGGAGCTCCAGAACGATCTGAATGGCATTCAGGCCACGGGTTGGTTCTCTGATGTGCGGATCGTTCCCCAAAACGGACCGCTCGGGGTTCAAGTGGTTGTTCAAGTGGAGCCCTTTCCTCCGCTGAGTGCTGTGGAGATCAGCGGCGACGATGAGGATCTCCTTTCGGATGAGGTGATTGAGGAGACGTTTGCCTCCGATTACGGCCGCACGCTGAACCTCAACGATCTGCAGCAGCGGATGAAGGCCCTGCAATCCTCAGTGGCCGATCAGGGCTATTCCCTGGCTCGGGTGTCCGGTCCAGAACGGGTCAGCCCTGAGGGTGTGGTCACGCTGAAATTGCTCCAGGGCAGCGTGTCTGGTGTTGAGGTCAAATTCCTCACCAAAGAGGGTGATGACACCGATGAGAACGGCAATCCCATCCGTGGCAAAACCAGGGAGTGGGTGATCACCCGGGAGGTTTCGATTCAGCCCGGCGATCCGTTCAACCGCAACCAGTTGGAGCGTGATATCAAGCGGCTGTACGGCACCCAGCTGTTCAGTGATGTGAAGGTCACTCTGCGGCCTGTGCCAGAAATGCCCGGCGATGTGGTGATCGTGCTGGGCATCGTTGAGCAGTCCACCGGTCAGCTCTCTGGCGGTCTCGGCTACAGCCAAAGCCAGGGTGTGTTTGGCCAGGTGCAGCTGCAGGAAAGCAATCTTTTTGGTCGTGCTTGGAATCTGGGCACCAACATCACCTATGGCCAATACGGCGGATTGGCCAACCTCAACTTCACGGATCCCTGGATCTACGGCGACAAGCACCGCACCAGCTTCCGCACTTCGGTCTTCTTGAGCCAGCAGGTGCCCCAGGTCTTCCAAAGCGAAGACAACGGCAACATCCGCACGGCGAAGGACTATGTCGACAACGGCTCCAACAAGGCTTATGAGACCGGCCGCAGTTACGGGTTCACCGATGGAGATAAGGCTCCGGGTGAGGTGAACAAGGCCGACAGCGATTACCCCAACCGCAGTTGGTTCGACTACGAGGGCGACACGGTGGTGCTGCGCAAGATCGGCGGCAACTTCTCCTTCTCCCGGCCCCTGAACGGTGGTGATCCGTATAAGGACAGCAAGTGGAATGTGCTGGCAGGTATGTCGTTCGCTGAAGTGCGGCCGATCAACTTTGCTGGTGATACGAGGCCCTATGGCGTGTCCAACAACAAATTGCGCAAGGGCAAGGTCAACAACGACGACGTCATTTGCGTGTCGTACAACTGCGCCGACACCAACAACCTGGTGGGGGTGCGTTTCGCCACCACTTACAACAACTTCAATAACCCCCGTAATCCCACCAGCGGCAACTTCTTCACCGCCGGAACCGAGCAGTTCCTCGGCATCAATAACGACTCTCCCACCTTCAACCGGCTAAGGGCGAGTTACACCCAGTTCTTCCCCGTGGATTGGCTGAAGATCCACAAGGGCTGCCGTCCCAAGCCCGGTGAGCAGGCCGATTGCCCCCAGGCCATCGGTGTGCAGATCAAGGGTGGCGCGATCATGGGCGAAGCGCCTCCGTACGAGGCGTTCTGCATGGGTGGATCCAACTCGATTCGGGGTTGGTACGACTGCGATCTTGCAGTGTCCAAGGCCTTCAGCGAACTCACGATCGAGTACCGCTTCCCGCTGATCAGCATCTTCTCTGGCGAGGTGTTCATGGACGCCGGCACCGATTTCGGTACCCAAAAGGATGTGCCCGGTAAGCCTGGTTTGCTCTTGGGTAAGGACGGCTCCGGTGTTTCTCTCGGTACCGGCGTGATCGTGACCACGCCGGTTGGTCCAATCCGCGTCGAGGTGGCCACCAAAGACTTCACATCCGATTACCGCTTCAACCTGGGCGTGGGCTGGAAGTTCTAGTGAACAGCTGGCCTCAGGACTACTCCGCTGCCTGGACACTGGCGGCGGAGACATCACGCTCTGGCGTCGGCCTCCACAGTGGAGCTGAGTCCACGGTGGAGCTGCGGCCGACCGATCAGCCT
This window harbors:
- a CDS encoding BamA/TamA family outer membrane protein is translated as MTRRSSRRSSVAVRHTVLGLMLGIPLVAPPVMAQEAAPANQSVEAEEVVVEDTVVEQPRVLISEVLIEGIDGHPEEERLQISTYDAMQVRPGMRVTREELQNDLNGIQATGWFSDVRIVPQNGPLGVQVVVQVEPFPPLSAVEISGDDEDLLSDEVIEETFASDYGRTLNLNDLQQRMKALQSSVADQGYSLARVSGPERVSPEGVVTLKLLQGSVSGVEVKFLTKEGDDTDENGNPIRGKTREWVITREVSIQPGDPFNRNQLERDIKRLYGTQLFSDVKVTLRPVPEMPGDVVIVLGIVEQSTGQLSGGLGYSQSQGVFGQVQLQESNLFGRAWNLGTNITYGQYGGLANLNFTDPWIYGDKHRTSFRTSVFLSQQVPQVFQSEDNGNIRTAKDYVDNGSNKAYETGRSYGFTDGDKAPGEVNKADSDYPNRSWFDYEGDTVVLRKIGGNFSFSRPLNGGDPYKDSKWNVLAGMSFAEVRPINFAGDTRPYGVSNNKLRKGKVNNDDVICVSYNCADTNNLVGVRFATTYNNFNNPRNPTSGNFFTAGTEQFLGINNDSPTFNRLRASYTQFFPVDWLKIHKGCRPKPGEQADCPQAIGVQIKGGAIMGEAPPYEAFCMGGSNSIRGWYDCDLAVSKAFSELTIEYRFPLISIFSGEVFMDAGTDFGTQKDVPGKPGLLLGKDGSGVSLGTGVIVTTPVGPIRVEVATKDFTSDYRFNLGVGWKF
- the purC gene encoding phosphoribosylaminoimidazolesuccinocarboxamide synthase gives rise to the protein MTPDHGELLYEGKAKRVFASTDPDRVLVEFKNDATAFNAQKKAQLDDKGRLNCQISARLFELLEREGVPTHYCGLAGETWMLVRRVEIIPLEVVLRNTATGSLCRQTPIAEGTAIEPALLDLYYKDDSLGDPLLTEARVQLLGVADPARLSAIEQLARRVNAVLLPFFEGLDLQLVDFKLELGLASDGTLLLADEISPDTCRLWDRRSSNVEDRILDKDRFRKDLGGVMEAYGEVLKRVQGSCPNPSNCL
- the purD gene encoding phosphoribosylamine--glycine ligase; this translates as MAMSSTRPNTLPALQRALVVGGGGREQALAWALGRCPGLDTVWITPGNGGAEGSTLAVGETDSAGLIALCQQNAVDLVVVGPEAPLAAGIADALRDAGFAVFGPGAEGAQLEASKAWAKQLMQEAGVPTAGHWAVTNEAEALAVLREVQRPLVVKADGLAAGKGVTVADTVEESETAIREAFEGRFGAAGSQLVLEERMEGPEVSVFALCDGERMVLLPPAQDHKRLKDGDRGPNTGGMGAYAPAPLLDAEGLEEVRRIVLEPTLKALRQRGIDYRGVIYAGLMITADGPQVIEFNCRFGDPECQTLMPLLGPEIGAVLQACAMGRLDLAPQLSIAERCSACVVAAAEGYPEAPRKGDAIRIALAPSPDHQLFHAGTRRNSSGELLTAGGRVLAVVAQGDDFDAAFSGAYNGLNQLDYAGITYRRDIGHQVRSGG